The following are from one region of the Hydrogenophaga sp. BPS33 genome:
- a CDS encoding acyclic terpene utilization AtuA family protein, whose translation MKPKQSVRIGGGSGFWGDSPAGPLQLVRHGDIDYLVLDYLAEITMSILARAKAQKPGLGYATDFVSTVVGPLASELARKGIKVIANAGGCNPSACCEALQKELARRGVKLRVAAVIGDDVSHLMEALRAEGSTREIWTGEPLPDDVLTANAYTGAFSIARALDEGADIVVTGRCADSALALGPLIHTFGWKPDDWDRLAAGSLAGHVIECGVQATGGYATDWKLVAKDWADMGFPIAVCEADGSFTITKPPGTGGMVNFGTVAEQVTYETGDPTAYILPDVVCDLSQVRVEEIGPDAVRVSQVRGKPATPTYKVSATVPDGFRSLATLFVRGMEASVKARAMGEAILVRTRRLMKEEGVEDYTHTSIEVLGSEEGYGAAATQREWREVVLKIAVRHTRKEALEYFSREIFPAATAMAQGIGGIFGGRPKIQPVMRLYSFLLDKRRVQQQVEFEGRVIPLEQPATIDVVSTATTDHCPSHVRGDEPTNASGGTQPVRLIDLAYARSGDKGDTSNIAVIARDPKYLPVLAAQLTAEAVASHLAHVVQGRVQRFDWPGLHGFNFLMEEALGGGGVASLRFDPQGKSHAQMLLEFPLHVPASWSVQRQ comes from the coding sequence CGGTCTCGGCTATGCCACGGATTTTGTCTCCACCGTGGTAGGGCCGTTGGCCAGTGAACTGGCGCGAAAGGGCATCAAGGTGATCGCCAACGCGGGTGGCTGTAACCCGAGTGCATGCTGCGAAGCGCTGCAAAAGGAACTGGCCCGACGCGGTGTCAAGCTGCGTGTGGCTGCTGTGATCGGCGACGATGTGTCGCACCTCATGGAGGCTTTGCGTGCCGAAGGCAGCACGCGAGAGATCTGGACTGGCGAGCCTTTGCCCGACGACGTGCTCACCGCGAATGCCTACACCGGTGCGTTCAGCATTGCCCGCGCCCTCGACGAAGGCGCGGACATCGTGGTGACTGGCCGGTGTGCGGACAGCGCGCTGGCGCTCGGGCCGCTGATACACACGTTTGGCTGGAAACCCGACGACTGGGACCGTCTAGCGGCCGGCTCGCTCGCGGGGCATGTCATCGAATGCGGTGTGCAGGCCACCGGCGGCTACGCCACCGATTGGAAGTTGGTGGCCAAGGACTGGGCTGACATGGGTTTCCCGATCGCGGTCTGCGAGGCCGATGGTTCTTTCACGATCACCAAACCACCCGGGACAGGTGGCATGGTGAACTTCGGAACAGTGGCAGAGCAGGTCACCTACGAAACTGGAGACCCCACCGCGTACATCCTGCCAGACGTGGTCTGCGACCTGTCTCAGGTACGCGTAGAAGAGATCGGCCCCGACGCGGTTCGGGTGAGCCAGGTGCGCGGCAAGCCCGCAACCCCCACATACAAGGTCTCTGCCACGGTGCCCGATGGCTTCCGCAGTCTGGCAACCCTGTTCGTGCGCGGCATGGAAGCTTCTGTCAAGGCGCGTGCGATGGGCGAGGCGATCCTGGTACGCACACGGAGGTTGATGAAGGAAGAGGGCGTGGAAGACTACACGCACACCTCCATCGAGGTCCTCGGCTCTGAAGAGGGATACGGAGCAGCCGCAACGCAGCGCGAGTGGCGAGAAGTTGTCCTCAAGATCGCGGTGCGGCACACGCGCAAGGAAGCATTGGAATATTTCAGCCGCGAGATTTTTCCGGCTGCTACGGCGATGGCGCAAGGCATTGGCGGCATCTTTGGTGGTCGACCCAAGATTCAACCCGTCATGCGTCTCTACTCCTTCCTGCTCGACAAGCGGCGCGTCCAGCAACAGGTGGAATTCGAGGGTCGGGTAATCCCGCTGGAACAGCCCGCAACGATCGATGTGGTATCGACCGCAACCACCGACCACTGCCCTTCGCATGTCCGAGGCGATGAACCCACCAACGCCTCCGGAGGCACACAACCCGTTCGCCTCATCGACCTGGCCTATGCGCGCAGTGGAGACAAGGGTGACACGTCCAACATTGCCGTGATCGCCCGCGATCCAAAGTACCTGCCTGTGCTCGCCGCACAACTCACTGCTGAAGCCGTGGCATCTCATTTGGCACACGTGGTTCAAGGTCGTGTGCAGCGCTTCGATTGGCCCGGCCTGCACGGATTCAACTTCCTCATGGAAGAGGCATTGGGCGGTGGCGGTGTGGCATCCCTTCGCTTCGACCCTCAGGGCAAATCGCACGCTCAGATGCTGTTGGAGTTTCCCCTCCATGTGCCTGCCAGTTGGTCGGTACAACGTCAATAA